The following are from one region of the Hymenobacter radiodurans genome:
- a CDS encoding CocE/NonD family hydrolase, with amino-acid sequence MKLPLFFRLLTTAVLLTSTTAYGQKINVDSVYVRQHYTKTEQLVPMRDGRKLHTIIYAPTDAATKRYPVLMNRTPYSAGPYGPDTYKTALGPSPTMMREGYIFVYQDVRGAYMSEGEFVNMRPAKDKPRGKQDIDEGTDTFDTIEWLVKKGPRNNGRVGQWGISYPGFYTSVGLTSRHPALKASSPQAPIADWFWDDFHHNGAFFLPHAFNFLASFGQPRPQPTPNRNPSFQHGTPDGYDFFLRLGPLKNANERYFKNNVAFWNDLMAHPNYDEFWQARNLRPHLKDLNPKTAVLTVGGFNDAENLFGALQTYKTIENQNPKLSNRIVMGPWVHGGWARALAKWWAT; translated from the coding sequence ATGAAGCTACCCTTATTCTTTCGCCTGCTGACTACTGCCGTGCTGCTCACCAGCACCACCGCATACGGTCAGAAAATCAATGTTGACTCGGTGTACGTGCGTCAGCATTACACCAAAACCGAGCAGCTAGTCCCCATGCGCGATGGCCGCAAGCTGCACACTATCATCTACGCGCCCACCGATGCGGCCACCAAGCGCTACCCGGTGCTCATGAACCGCACGCCGTACTCGGCCGGCCCTTACGGCCCCGATACGTATAAAACAGCCCTTGGCCCATCGCCCACGATGATGCGTGAGGGCTACATTTTCGTGTACCAGGACGTGCGGGGGGCTTATATGTCGGAGGGTGAGTTTGTGAACATGCGGCCGGCCAAGGATAAACCACGCGGTAAACAGGATATTGACGAAGGCACCGATACGTTTGATACCATTGAGTGGCTGGTTAAAAAAGGCCCCCGCAACAATGGCCGAGTAGGTCAGTGGGGCATTTCGTATCCGGGCTTCTACACATCGGTAGGCCTCACTAGCCGTCACCCGGCACTAAAGGCTTCCTCCCCGCAGGCTCCGATTGCGGATTGGTTTTGGGACGACTTTCACCACAACGGCGCTTTCTTCCTGCCCCACGCATTTAACTTCCTGGCTAGCTTCGGTCAGCCTCGCCCCCAGCCCACGCCCAACCGGAATCCCTCGTTCCAGCACGGCACCCCCGATGGCTACGACTTTTTCCTGCGTTTGGGTCCGCTCAAAAATGCCAATGAGCGCTATTTCAAGAATAATGTTGCCTTCTGGAACGACCTGATGGCGCATCCTAACTACGATGAGTTCTGGCAGGCCCGCAACCTGCGCCCACATTTAAAAGATCTGAATCCAAAAACGGCAGTGCTCACTGTAGGCGGTTTCAATGATGCTGAAAACCTCTTTGGTGCGCTGCAAACCTATAAAACCATCGAAAACCAAAACCCCAAGCTTTCCAATCGCATCGTGATGGGGCCGTGGGTACACGGTGGCTGGGCGCGGGCACTGGCGAAATGGTGGGCAACGTAG
- a CDS encoding M14 family metallopeptidase, with protein sequence MMKPATWRPHFCAGSFQNLLLMLLLPFWSLTSTQAQTTPTAPAAGTLLTPSQFLGYPLGGNFTPHSELLRYVDYVVQNSGGRMRLQPYGRTYENRPLEVVQIASPENLSRLDEIRRNNLRRAGLESGAAKASDPAIVWLSYNIHGNEAVSSEAMMQVLYDLANPQNQQTQQWLQNTVVLLDPCVNPDGRERYAQWYNRVRNRTPNASPYAWEHHEPWPGGRFNHYYFDLNRDWAWQTQQESQQRVALYSQWLPQVHADFHEMGVDNPYYFSPAAKPFHADITPFQREFQNTIGEYNRKVFDQNNWLYFTRETYDLFYPSYGDTYPSFNGAIGMTYEQGGSGRAGVQILKSDGDTLTLGQRISHHHAASLATIQATSERHDPLVREFEKYYTTARTKPGGDYKTYVLAASNDPGQLETLRKYLERQQISYGYAPRKMRTKGFNFASGKNESVEIQPRDLVISMYQPKSTLVKVLFEPKPALEDSLTYDITAWALPYAYGLQAYALKEQLKGSEPSTAKTPATPVRNAAATGTPYAYVARWTNIQDLRFLSQLLQKKVKVRVAELPFEAEGQKYQAGTLVITRTGNENMGSRFDQIVRAQADSMGVMVQAVRSGFSTTGADFGSSSVRYVKQPTVGLVAGEGISPTAFGEIWHFFEQQIGYPVTVIGTDYLSSIPLQKFDVLILPDGNYADIYPEKSLENLKAWVRAGGKLIAMEGAAAYLANRKDFLLKTKPTDTAAAKKTAPYAPLRRYADAERRQIEERVQGSVYRVQLDNTHPLAFGYGSTYYALVRDTLNYRFLGDGGWNVGILKKDGSAAGFTGRRARQKLTDTFVLGTQEMGRGQVIYLADNPLFRGFWQGGKLLFGNALFFVGQ encoded by the coding sequence ATGATGAAACCTGCTACCTGGCGGCCGCATTTCTGCGCCGGCTCCTTCCAAAACCTGCTTTTAATGTTGCTGCTACCGTTTTGGAGCCTGACTTCAACCCAGGCCCAAACGACCCCAACCGCTCCAGCCGCTGGCACTCTGCTTACGCCTTCCCAGTTTCTTGGCTATCCGCTGGGGGGCAATTTTACGCCCCACTCGGAGTTGCTGCGCTACGTCGACTACGTGGTGCAGAACTCCGGCGGTCGGATGCGCTTGCAGCCCTACGGTCGGACCTATGAAAATCGGCCATTGGAAGTTGTGCAAATCGCTTCGCCCGAAAATCTGAGCCGCTTGGACGAAATTCGGCGCAACAACCTGCGGCGAGCTGGCTTGGAAAGCGGTGCGGCGAAGGCCTCTGACCCAGCCATTGTGTGGCTGAGCTATAATATTCACGGTAACGAAGCCGTGTCGTCGGAGGCCATGATGCAGGTGCTTTACGACCTGGCCAACCCCCAAAACCAGCAGACCCAGCAGTGGCTACAGAACACGGTGGTACTCTTAGATCCGTGCGTGAACCCCGACGGACGGGAGCGGTATGCGCAGTGGTATAACCGCGTGCGCAACCGCACGCCCAATGCTTCGCCTTATGCCTGGGAACACCACGAGCCTTGGCCTGGGGGGCGTTTTAACCACTATTACTTCGATTTGAACCGCGACTGGGCTTGGCAAACCCAGCAGGAAAGCCAGCAGCGGGTGGCGCTGTATAGCCAATGGCTGCCCCAAGTGCACGCCGACTTTCACGAGATGGGCGTAGATAACCCGTATTACTTTTCGCCCGCGGCTAAGCCTTTTCACGCGGATATCACGCCTTTTCAGCGGGAGTTTCAGAACACCATTGGTGAGTACAACCGCAAGGTGTTCGACCAAAACAACTGGCTCTACTTCACCCGCGAAACCTACGACCTGTTCTACCCCAGCTACGGCGACACGTATCCGTCGTTCAACGGCGCTATTGGCATGACGTATGAGCAGGGCGGTTCGGGACGGGCGGGAGTCCAGATCCTGAAATCCGATGGCGACACCCTCACGCTCGGTCAGCGGATTTCGCACCATCATGCCGCCAGCTTGGCCACTATCCAAGCCACATCGGAGCGCCACGACCCGTTGGTACGGGAGTTTGAGAAGTACTATACTACTGCTCGCACCAAGCCCGGTGGCGACTATAAAACGTACGTGCTGGCCGCCTCCAACGACCCTGGCCAGCTAGAAACCCTCCGCAAATACCTCGAACGCCAGCAGATTAGCTATGGCTATGCGCCACGTAAAATGCGCACGAAGGGCTTCAACTTTGCCAGCGGCAAAAACGAATCGGTGGAAATTCAACCCCGCGACCTCGTGATAAGCATGTACCAGCCCAAATCAACGCTGGTGAAGGTGCTGTTCGAGCCCAAGCCAGCGCTGGAGGATTCCTTGACTTACGATATTACCGCCTGGGCTTTGCCCTATGCCTACGGTTTGCAGGCCTACGCGCTGAAAGAGCAGCTAAAAGGCAGCGAGCCGTCAACTGCTAAAACTCCAGCAACGCCAGTTCGCAACGCGGCGGCTACTGGAACTCCCTATGCCTACGTGGCGCGCTGGACCAACATTCAGGATCTTCGCTTCCTGAGTCAGCTGTTGCAGAAAAAGGTGAAGGTGCGGGTAGCGGAACTGCCTTTTGAAGCGGAAGGACAAAAGTATCAGGCAGGTACACTGGTGATTACCCGCACCGGCAACGAAAATATGGGGTCGCGCTTCGACCAGATTGTACGCGCCCAAGCCGATTCAATGGGGGTGATGGTGCAAGCCGTACGTTCGGGATTCTCAACGACGGGGGCAGATTTTGGGTCTAGCTCGGTGCGCTACGTGAAGCAGCCCACGGTAGGCCTGGTGGCGGGCGAAGGCATTTCGCCGACCGCGTTTGGCGAAATCTGGCACTTTTTTGAGCAACAAATTGGCTACCCAGTTACTGTAATAGGCACGGATTATCTGAGTAGCATTCCGTTGCAAAAGTTTGATGTGCTCATTTTGCCTGATGGCAATTACGCCGACATCTATCCTGAAAAGAGCCTCGAAAATCTGAAAGCCTGGGTGCGAGCCGGCGGCAAGCTCATTGCGATGGAAGGTGCCGCCGCTTACCTCGCCAACCGCAAAGATTTTCTGCTGAAAACGAAGCCAACCGACACCGCTGCTGCTAAAAAAACGGCTCCTTACGCGCCCCTGCGTCGCTACGCCGATGCAGAGCGCCGGCAAATAGAGGAGCGCGTGCAGGGCAGCGTGTACCGGGTGCAGCTCGATAATACTCACCCGCTGGCCTTCGGCTACGGCTCCACCTACTACGCGTTGGTGCGCGATACGCTGAACTACCGCTTTTTGGGCGATGGTGGCTGGAACGTAGGTATTCTCAAAAAAGATGGCTCCGCAGCGGGCTTCACGGGGCGTCGGGCCCGCCAGAAGCTTACCGATACATTCGTGCTGGGCACTCAGGAAATGGGCCGAGGCCAAGTGATTTACTTAGCCGATAATCCGCTGTTTCGTGGGTTTTGGCAGGGAGGCAAGCTGCTATTTGGCAATGCCTTATTTTTTGTCGGCCAATAG
- a CDS encoding S-adenosylmethionine:tRNA ribosyltransferase-isomerase, translated as MSASPDPRQLSIQDFTYDLPPGRIAPEPLPNRDQSRLLVYRGGQISDQRFHDLPSQLPPGALLVFNDTKVVRARLFCHKPTGGIVELFCLEPVSPHRAVEPAMQQTGSCIWKCLVGNGKRWKSGPVQLAFTAGEQSAMLTAERVEAAEGYSLIQFSWEPAALPFAEVLRYAGHLPLPPYLNREDTDVDAVRYQTVYAANEGAVAAPTAGLHFSDSVLSDLTACGFQTARVTLHVGAGTFQPVKAELMAGHAMHGEHFVVEAAVLRQLLAHAPQPIIAVGTTSLRTLESMYWLGAKLANQSADASATELHVAQWQPYEEATAVSFTEALEKLLQHLESTGTSFLRATTQLLIAPGYQFRVVNGLVTNFHQPESTLLLLVAALIGPDWRQVYDHALAHDYRFLSYGDSSLLLPPEPKS; from the coding sequence ATGTCTGCCTCCCCCGATCCTCGTCAGCTTTCTATTCAGGATTTCACTTACGATTTGCCCCCTGGCCGCATCGCGCCGGAGCCATTGCCCAACCGCGACCAATCGCGGCTGCTGGTGTATCGTGGGGGGCAAATTTCTGATCAACGCTTCCACGACTTACCCTCACAATTGCCCCCCGGCGCCCTCTTAGTCTTCAACGACACGAAAGTGGTGCGGGCGCGGCTATTTTGCCATAAACCTACGGGCGGTATCGTGGAGCTATTCTGCCTGGAGCCCGTATCGCCCCACCGGGCGGTGGAGCCAGCCATGCAGCAAACCGGCAGTTGCATCTGGAAATGCTTGGTCGGCAATGGCAAACGCTGGAAAAGTGGCCCCGTACAGCTGGCTTTTACGGCCGGTGAGCAATCGGCTATGCTTACGGCTGAGCGCGTGGAGGCCGCCGAAGGTTATTCGCTTATACAGTTTAGTTGGGAGCCGGCCGCGTTGCCTTTTGCGGAAGTATTGCGCTACGCCGGACATCTGCCCCTGCCGCCCTACCTCAACCGGGAGGATACTGACGTGGATGCCGTGCGTTACCAGACGGTATATGCGGCGAATGAGGGCGCTGTGGCCGCTCCGACGGCCGGTCTGCACTTCTCCGACTCTGTTCTATCCGACTTAACTGCGTGCGGCTTTCAAACGGCGCGCGTAACGCTGCACGTGGGCGCAGGCACCTTTCAACCGGTGAAGGCAGAGCTAATGGCTGGCCACGCAATGCACGGCGAGCATTTTGTGGTAGAAGCAGCCGTGCTCAGGCAGTTGCTGGCGCATGCGCCTCAACCTATTATAGCGGTGGGTACTACCAGTTTGCGCACACTAGAAAGCATGTATTGGCTGGGCGCGAAGCTGGCTAATCAATCGGCCGACGCGTCAGCTACTGAGTTGCACGTTGCGCAGTGGCAGCCTTATGAGGAAGCAACCGCCGTGTCTTTCACGGAGGCATTAGAAAAGTTGCTTCAGCATCTGGAAAGCACGGGCACCTCCTTTCTGCGGGCTACCACCCAATTGCTTATTGCGCCAGGCTACCAGTTTCGGGTAGTAAATGGCTTGGTGACTAACTTCCATCAACCAGAAAGTACGCTTTTGCTACTTGTAGCGGCACTTATCGGCCCCGATTGGCGGCAAGTTTACGACCACGCATTAGCGCACGACTATCGGTTTTTGAGCTATGGTGACAGCTCATTGCTGCTGCCACCGGAACCCAAGTCGTAG
- a CDS encoding class I SAM-dependent methyltransferase yields MHIVSLFFSWVVLPAALLIQTTSCTQPPTESRFPLETEQRLSVSRDTSGYQIKPPTDPNGIGKYYMGRQIAHVMGHEGAGWLERDDRRQEEGTDILLRELKLKPTDVVADIGAGTGYFAFQMSQLVPQGKVLAVDIQPEMIAYLKENKARNKVSNVEPVLGTKQNPNLPPNSVDLVLIVDAYHEFDHPREMMTAIRKSLTPTGRLALVEYRAEDVNVPIKRIHKMSVEQARKEMAAVGLEFIESVESLPQQHMMFFQRAD; encoded by the coding sequence ATGCATATCGTTTCGCTGTTTTTTTCGTGGGTTGTATTGCCAGCCGCGCTGTTAATTCAGACCACTTCCTGCACGCAGCCTCCCACCGAAAGCCGTTTCCCGCTCGAAACGGAGCAGCGGCTCAGTGTTTCGCGCGACACCAGCGGCTACCAAATAAAGCCCCCCACTGATCCTAACGGCATCGGTAAGTATTATATGGGTCGCCAGATTGCGCACGTAATGGGCCATGAGGGCGCGGGCTGGCTGGAGCGCGATGATCGGCGGCAAGAAGAGGGCACCGACATTTTGCTGCGCGAGCTCAAGCTGAAGCCCACCGACGTAGTAGCCGACATCGGTGCGGGCACGGGTTATTTTGCCTTTCAGATGAGCCAGCTGGTGCCGCAGGGCAAAGTACTCGCCGTCGATATTCAACCTGAGATGATTGCTTACCTGAAGGAAAATAAGGCCCGCAACAAAGTGTCGAACGTGGAGCCCGTGCTAGGCACGAAGCAAAACCCCAATTTGCCCCCCAATAGTGTTGATTTGGTGCTCATCGTGGATGCTTACCACGAGTTTGACCACCCACGCGAAATGATGACGGCTATTCGGAAGAGCCTCACGCCCACCGGGCGGCTGGCGCTGGTAGAGTATCGCGCCGAAGACGTGAATGTGCCCATCAAGCGTATTCACAAAATGAGTGTGGAACAGGCGCGCAAAGAAATGGCGGCTGTGGGGCTTGAGTTTATTGAAAGTGTAGAAAGCCTGCCCCAGCAGCATATGATGTTTTTCCAACGAGCCGATTAG
- a CDS encoding thioredoxin domain-containing protein: MNRAPKFPMPSIWRFLLRAHHLIGGQSIFDQINRTLREMAWGGIYDQVGGGFSRYSVDEEWLVPHFEKMLYDNGQLVSLYAEAYLVTKDELYRRVVYDTVEFVQRELTSPEGGFYSSLDADSEGVEGKFYVFTKDELRDILGDEELLFSAYYNCTATGNWEHGQNILHRRQSNEDFALAHEIAPQVLAELVKGWKKKIMAARAKRVRPGTDDKILTGWNALMLNGLIDAYRAFGDNDFLDLALSNAHFIQSNLRNGSGLWRNYKAGRATIAGFLEDYALVIQAYINLYEATFDVQWLREAEALTGYVQENFFDPKEHLFFYTDANGQVLIARKKELFDNVIPASNSIMAHNLHRLGLHLEKAPQSELAATMLAQVQDLLIKEPQHLTNWACLYAAFLRPAAEIAIVGPKAEAIRKELSQHFLPNAVLAGSPTPTDELPLLQHRTALDGQTTLYVCFNRACQQPVHTVVEALAQL; this comes from the coding sequence ATGAACCGGGCACCGAAGTTTCCGATGCCTAGTATCTGGCGCTTCCTGTTACGGGCCCATCATCTGATAGGTGGTCAAAGTATATTCGATCAAATCAATCGAACCTTGCGTGAGATGGCGTGGGGCGGTATTTATGATCAGGTAGGCGGCGGGTTTTCTCGCTATTCCGTTGATGAGGAGTGGCTAGTGCCCCACTTTGAGAAAATGCTATATGATAACGGGCAGCTTGTAAGTCTGTATGCCGAGGCATACCTGGTGACCAAAGACGAGTTATATCGGCGGGTGGTGTACGATACAGTCGAGTTTGTACAGCGTGAGCTAACGAGCCCGGAGGGAGGTTTCTACTCTTCCCTGGATGCTGATAGCGAGGGCGTGGAAGGCAAGTTCTATGTATTCACCAAAGATGAATTGCGCGATATTCTGGGCGATGAAGAGCTGCTATTTTCTGCCTATTACAACTGTACAGCGACCGGCAATTGGGAGCATGGCCAGAATATTCTGCACCGCCGCCAATCAAATGAAGATTTTGCGTTAGCCCACGAAATTGCCCCCCAGGTGCTCGCGGAGCTAGTGAAAGGCTGGAAGAAGAAGATAATGGCAGCGCGCGCAAAACGTGTCCGCCCCGGTACAGACGACAAAATCCTGACAGGCTGGAATGCGCTGATGCTTAACGGACTCATTGATGCATACCGCGCTTTTGGCGACAACGATTTTCTGGATTTAGCCTTAAGCAATGCCCATTTCATCCAATCCAACCTGCGTAATGGATCGGGCTTATGGCGTAATTATAAGGCTGGCCGAGCTACTATTGCAGGCTTTCTGGAAGATTACGCCTTGGTTATTCAAGCATATATCAATCTGTATGAAGCCACTTTTGACGTGCAATGGCTGCGCGAGGCGGAGGCATTAACCGGCTACGTACAGGAGAATTTCTTTGACCCAAAAGAGCATTTATTTTTCTACACAGATGCCAATGGACAGGTCCTGATTGCTCGCAAAAAGGAGCTATTTGATAATGTAATTCCTGCGTCGAACTCAATTATGGCGCATAACCTACACCGGCTGGGCCTGCACTTGGAAAAAGCCCCCCAAAGCGAGTTGGCCGCAACTATGCTCGCGCAAGTGCAGGATTTATTAATAAAAGAGCCCCAACACCTCACCAATTGGGCATGCTTGTATGCTGCCTTCCTACGGCCAGCGGCCGAAATTGCAATCGTTGGCCCGAAGGCGGAAGCTATCCGAAAAGAGCTAAGTCAGCACTTTTTGCCCAATGCGGTGTTAGCTGGTAGCCCCACTCCTACCGATGAGCTTCCATTGTTGCAGCACCGGACGGCGCTTGACGGTCAAACTACTCTTTATGTATGTTTTAACCGGGCTTGCCAACAGCCGGTTCACACTGTGGTTGAGGCATTAGCGCAGCTGTAG
- a CDS encoding thioredoxin domain-containing protein produces MSSSQTPAYTNLLSRETSPYLLQHAHNPVNWYPWGEEALQKAKAEQKPILVSIGYAACHWCHVMERESFENERVAELMNEYFVCIKVDREERPDVDQVYMDAVHAMGVQGGWPLNVFLNPDAKPFYGGTYFPPRNWTQLLTSIGQAYQGEHRAELDESAEQFANILQASDLAKYSLRPTAAAVSNEQFELLVDNLGANLTVNGVV; encoded by the coding sequence ATGTCTAGTTCCCAAACGCCCGCTTATACCAATCTTCTTAGCCGCGAAACCAGCCCCTATTTGCTGCAGCACGCGCATAATCCGGTAAACTGGTATCCGTGGGGTGAGGAGGCATTGCAAAAGGCTAAAGCCGAGCAGAAACCGATACTAGTAAGCATAGGCTATGCAGCCTGCCATTGGTGCCACGTAATGGAGCGTGAATCGTTTGAAAACGAGCGCGTAGCAGAGCTGATGAATGAGTATTTCGTGTGTATTAAAGTAGACCGGGAAGAGCGGCCCGACGTGGACCAGGTATACATGGATGCCGTGCATGCGATGGGTGTGCAAGGTGGATGGCCGCTAAATGTGTTTTTGAACCCTGATGCAAAGCCATTTTATGGCGGTACCTATTTCCCGCCGCGTAACTGGACCCAGTTGCTTACCAGTATAGGTCAGGCGTATCAGGGAGAGCATCGGGCAGAATTGGATGAATCAGCCGAGCAGTTTGCCAACATTTTGCAGGCCAGCGACCTGGCCAAATATAGTTTGCGACCTACAGCAGCCGCGGTTTCGAACGAGCAGTTTGAGTTGCTAGTAGACAACCTGGGGGCAAATTTGACCGTGAATGGGGTGGTATGA